The DNA window TGAAGCTTCAAATTAACATCAGCTGCAACTTCTGCAAGATAGACATCCACAAGTCTTGCCACCATAGTCATGGGTGTCGGTGATGAAGAGGAGGTTATCGATTGCCCCTCGTCGACTATGGCTGGAGAAGTCACAGCCGACTGGTTTAGCTGCATGAAGTGGCCGAGGATTCGCTGGACACAGTCTACGTCGTAAAGAGTTTCCACCGAAGGGTCCAAGCTTGGTATTAGGAGATCCTCCAGTGCAGCTTCCTCCACTTGGGCTCCTGTTCTCCTCTCCAAATTCTCCCTACAGGAAGGACTCGCACGTAAGATCATGGCAGTGCGAAGCAATCGGAGAAGGAACCTGGTCGAGATCACACCCTTGTTCATGGGTAGCAGGTCAACAATCTCTTCAAGGAAGACCCTTTGCTCGCTTTCTGATGCTGCTGAAATCGATGTACCAGGCGTGATGCGAGCAGCAGTACTGCCCCCACTCAGTCCTGGTAAGGACCTCTTTGCAGAATAAATGAGGGCTTCAGCAACGTTTTCCGGCTTCATTCCTTTGGCCTCCATGGCCAAGATGAGTCTTTTGAACAGTGGCAGACCGAGGAACGTTGCGTCCATATACCACCAATCCGCAAGCGCTGACCTCGGTGCCTCTCTGGCGACTATTCCGTTCCAGGGAGTTCGGCTACTGCTACAACTACTGCTACCTTGTGAGCTTTTGGTGGCGGCGTGTCCACCCACAGGCCAAGCCGAAAGACTCGGATCAGAACAAGCTTTAGATGCCAGAGAGTTGATGCATCTGGAGACGATATGGAGGCCCTCTGCATGAGGAAGAACGCTCTCGCATGCCTCAAGGGCTTTGATTGTGTCCTTCCAGCTACTAAGTACTTCGCCCAGGAAGTTGTCTGTCCGCGTGATAAGGTTACCTCCTACATAATCCTCGGTCATGAGGAGGTGCTCCGCGGCACATCGCACAGGCACAACGTTGGTGGCATTCAGCTCTATCTTGATGTCGTAGCAAAATTTGGCCGCCAGCTCGAAAGCCTTGGCACCACCAGGGATGTCATGGAGACGAAGAACACAAGCTTTTCCATCCTCACTGCGGAATTCACTTATCATTCTTCCCAAAAGACCGCTCCTATTGAGCAGTGGGAACTGCAAGTCAATAACGAAATGTATTAGGCCTCTGATTGAACACATTGAATGGCAAAACCAGCAACGCATCTCAGACTGTAGAAGAAAAGACTAGATTCTTTTTCCTTCCTCGATAACGAAGAGAGAAGAAAAGTTCCCATAAAACGATTAAAAAAGAATGAATGACAAATTTGTTCCTGAAGCTCCCCGCGATGAATCCAATAAATTCGGCTTATAGCACTGATCAAACTGGTCATAATAAATGTTTCAAAAGTAGTTCCCAACAAAATATTAATAATTCTtaaacaatcataataattaataGACCTATATTATCTTCATATCAATTATTttgtataattttatatttatgatatatatatatatatatatatatatatatatatatatatatatatattggagttTTCTTTTGGGATTAACAACACCAGTAATAGATTAGATTATTGGAAGTCTTCTTCTTTACCATACTTGAAGTTTTATGTTATTATCTGCAATGGTTGCATACAAATGTCCATGGAAATGACATCAATTGGAGTACAGAGGGGAAAAATGAAGCTAAACAACATACCTTATGAAGATGGAAAGACATCTCTCCTACTTCAATGAGAACATCACTTGCAAGCTCAGTCAAACATCTCCTGCAAAGGCAAAAAAAGTATATGGAGCTCATCAGTTTCACCAACTTACTCTCAAGGCTTCTTTGACGATGGAAAAACTCACATTCAAGTTTCCATGGATGATGTTCGTTATTTGTCTAGcaaatgtatatatttatatacactaCCAAGAGATCCAACTGATAGGCTTTCTATCAACATGAAAGAAATCCATCATATAAAAGAATTCCTCTCAaagaattaacaaaaaaaaaacgaagaaaggaagaagaacaaaACAATGGAAATGAGTTGATCCTCGAACTATTTACTAGAAATGGGACAGTGCAGCAAAGCAAcaccattatgcatgaatcacaaCGATCTATTGACAGTGTGAGATGGAAGGATGCTTGCCATGTTTGGCCTTCAAGCTGAAATGCTTCTGCCTTGGAACCCAGCTTCATTGTAGCCAtcactttcttccttttctttcaagATCTGCAGCTTATGTTAGAAAGTTGATCAGGAAATGATAGCACAGCAGGATAGCATGAACTTGTTGTTGCACTCCATACAGGAGAAGGATTAAATATAAGAAGAGAGATAAGAGGAAACTAGGCTTTGAGGAAAAGAACAGGCAAATGATACTATAATTTGCCCCAGCTAAAAAACCTACCAAAAATGTTGCCTTCGAGGGAAGAAGAGTTAAGGATGAGCCCGAGTCTCATGGAGCAACCAACAACCTCCAATAAATCCTCCTTGATGGATTCCAGCGGCTTTCACGTTTACTgagttttgaggagatccattcaCCTTTCCGTATGTTCACCTCCCTCCACTAAACTCTCATTGCATCTTCCACATCCAATGAAGAAAAGAGACAGGAACGCTCTAATTGGTCTTTTGATTAGAGCTGTCCAAATCCTACATCAAAATGTTGCACGGTAAACAGAGTAAATGTTGGTTCTGCAGGTGACGACCAATGGCCATCAGCTAAAATCCGAAGAGCTGCAGGAGGACAGAGATGAAAGTTCTCGTTGAAAGCATGCACTGCCATTTAACTGTATTCCCTTAATGCTCGATAATAGCGATGAGATTACAGTGATTCGAGTACAGTGCGTATAGGTAATGGCTCGTCGGTTATGAGATAAGACTTTGTCGAAAGCTTAGTCATGTTTGATGGAGAAACCGAGACAGGAGAGGTATATGAAGCTAAGAACTAATAAAGATGCAGAATGGTTGGAGCGCGAGAGTGTTGTAACCCGTGCAGTGGGATTTGAAGAATGGATGAACAAACGTGAACAGATGAACAGATAACAACACGATCAAGCAATCAATGGCATGGTGCGATTGGCTTCCCGACATGATCTCTCTTAGGATACTGATGCTAAGAATTCTCCAGCAACATGCAGTCTTCGACTCAACAGCAAGCGAAATGAgtcgtcaacaatggtttcatttCAGCTTCTTGTTGGCTTGTATAACAAATGAAATCACTCTGCTGTATGACAATGGAATGGAGTCGATCAATTCCACTGCTATAATCACTTCAATCTGGATGTACCAACAAAATGCTGGTAAACCTATGCAATCTAAACAAATCGAGATCACCTACACATCTACAATCACCTCACATGGAAGGAAGTAATTACAGAA is part of the Musa acuminata AAA Group cultivar baxijiao unplaced genomic scaffold, Cavendish_Baxijiao_AAA HiC_scaffold_42, whole genome shotgun sequence genome and encodes:
- the LOC135653889 gene encoding BTB/POZ domain-containing protein At5g03250-like; the encoded protein is MATMKLGSKAEAFQLEGQTWRCLTELASDVLIEVGEMSFHLHKFPLLNRSGLLGRMISEFRSEDGKACVLRLHDIPGGAKAFELAAKFCYDIKIELNATNVVPVRCAAEHLLMTEDYVGGNLITRTDNFLGEVLSSWKDTIKALEACESVLPHAEGLHIVSRCINSLASKACSDPSLSAWPVGGHAATKSSQGSSSCSSSRTPWNGIVAREAPRSALADWWYMDATFLGLPLFKRLILAMEAKGMKPENVAEALIYSAKRSLPGLSGGSTAARITPGTSISAASESEQRVFLEEIVDLLPMNKGVISTRFLLRLLRTAMILRASPSCRENLERRTGAQVEEAALEDLLIPSLDPSVETLYDVDCVQRILGHFMQLNQSAVTSPAIVDEGQSITSSSSPTPMTMVARLVDVYLAEVAADVNLKLHKFLSLASVVSDYARPLDDGIYRAIDVYLKSHPWLTESEREQICQLINCQKLSLEACTHAAQNERLPLRLVVQVLFFEQLHLRTSIAGWFFVSDRVECSQAPHANLALQKSSNVAIQADISEEQENDDHHMDVDDMRSQVLELEKECLSMKQEIEKLGKPRSSWNIFSRKCGFGVKSQSVAGGK